In Leucoraja erinacea ecotype New England chromosome 11, Leri_hhj_1, whole genome shotgun sequence, the following are encoded in one genomic region:
- the LOC129701513 gene encoding protocadherin-10-like isoform X2, with product MAWLLKNRPSQWQVLYLLLVCVSDLICENIRYSIPEELEVGAVVGNIASDLGLHAKYLLQRRFQILSDSKRQHIDVNINTGNLFIKEKIDREQLCEQSLTCVLILEAVLEDPLTLYRVEIEILDVNDNAPVFLRSEINLEISEITVAGTSFPLQSALDPDAGTNGVRFYKLNPNEHFALKFLPGGEQNGTPELVLERALDREQQAVHQLTLTASDDGNPQKVGTSHIKITVVDVNDNAPVCQPNVQQVSVAENVPPNTSVVKVTAVDLDEGLSGELIYSFNVHTPEKVRKVFSLDSLTGEMTVIGNVDFEETEMYQISVQAKDRGSNPLLAYCKVVVLVTDVNDNSPEMMLTTMAGTVAENIGTHTTIALLRVSDRDSENSADIFCGITKGIPFKLNKLNSYYTLVTDGELDREMVPEYNITIICTDSGSPPLSTSKTLHVLVTDINDNAPGFTQPSFTVYVKENNAVGASIGSASAIDPDSKENGQIKFLILDKLINGLPASTFVSINAASGVIFAERSFDFEQLKRINLHVQAVDAGIPPLFNNVTVNVIILDQNDNPPLIVSPVPNKGTGIEDTIPRSADSGYLVAKVMATDLDSSQNAQLSYQLTQPTDDSLFTVSPNTGEIWTIRRFRHKDPAKQKLVVIVKDKGTPPLSSTVTITVLVQDDYAENASNLDRDEMPGQWQYDMKFYLIIAFGSASFAFLVAITILGIMVQKGRTQKSKSCCCWDISNFSRRSSLQGIQKASVNLQVPVNYADVYQRETLSKPFRYEVCSDPAIKDFMLLKYHDTSTPWISNTNGPHPSDKHILSASSTNKDPTEFNEICSNRQWDMEQSSMEMYPSGQYNLGENEVEPDHRRFMEIHSHAL from the coding sequence ATGGCCTGGTTACTGAAGAATCGGCCGTCCCAATGGCAAGTTCTTTATCTGTTACTCGTATGTGTATCGGATTTAATCTGTGAGAATATTCGATACTCAATTCCTGAAGAATTAGAGGTCGGAGCCGTTGTCGGAAATATTGCCTCGGATCTGGGATTACATGCAAAATATCTGTTGCAgcgaagatttcaaatattaagCGATAGCAAAAGGCAGCACATTGATGTGAATATAAACACTGGGAATTTATTCATAAAGGAAAAGATCGACCGGGAGCAGCTTTGTGAACAAAGCCTCACGTGCGTTTTGATACTGGAGGCAGTTCTTGAAGATCCGCTGACGCTCTATCGTGTAGAGATTGAGATTCTTGATGTAAATGACAATGCACCTGTTTTCCTGAGAAGCGAGATAAATCTTGAAATATCAGAGATCACTGTGGCAGGAACGTCCTTTCCGCTCCAGAGCGCACTAGACCCGGACGCGGGAACCAACGGTGTGCGCTTTTACAAACTGAATCCGAATGAGCATTTCGCATTGAAATTCTTGCCAGGCGGTGAGCAAAATGGCACCCCCGAGCTCGTATTGGAACGGGCCCTTGATAGAGAGCAACAAGCCGTTCACCAGCTAACACTGACCGCGTCTGATGACGGGAATCCGCAAAAGGTTGGAACCAGCCATATTAAAATTACTGTCGTGGATGTGAACGACAACGCCCCTGTTTGCCAACCGAACGTGCAACAAGTTTCAGTAGCCGAAAACGTCCCCCCTAATACCTCCGTGGTGAAAGTAACTGCCGTGGATTTGGACGAAGGCTTAAGCGGTGAGTTAATATAttcattcaatgttcatactcctGAAAAAGTGCGGAAGGTATTTAGCTTGGATTCATTAACAGGAGAAATGACAGTAATTGGTAACGTGGACTTTGAAGAAACAGAAATGTATCAAATTTCAGTGCAAGCCAAGGATAGGGGGTCGAATCCATTATTAGCATACTGCAAGGTTGTGGTCCTGGTTACAGATGTTAACGATAACAGTCCTGAAATGATGCTAACCACGATGGCAGGCACTGTAGCTGAGAATATAGGCACACATACCACAATAGCTCTTCTCAGAGTTTCCGACAGGGATTCTGAAAATTCGGCGGATATTTTTTGTGGCATCACCAAAGGTATCCCCTTTAAGCTTAACAAATTAAATAGCTATTACACGTTAGTCACCGACGGTGAGTTAGACCGTGAGATGGTGCCAGAATACAACATTACTATAATATGTACTGATTCAGGCTCTCCTCCATTGTCGACCAGCAAAACCCTCCATGTTCTTGTCACTGATATAAATGACAACGCCCCAGGATTCACCCAACCTTCCTTCACAGTGTatgtgaaagaaaataatgcCGTGGGTGCTTCAATTGGTTCTGCGTCAGCCATCGATCCAGATTCCAAAGAAAACGGACAGATTAAGTTCCTTATTTTAGATAAGTTGATCAATGGCTTGCCTGCATCTACTTTCGTCTCCATAAACGCTGCCAGTGGTGTAATCTTTGCGGAAAGGTCGTTTGATTTTGAGCAACTGAAACGGATTAATCTCCACGTGCAAGCAGTGGATGCTGGAATTCCTCCACTGTTCAATAACGTGACCGTCAACGTGATAATTCTCGACCAAAACGACAATCCTCCTTTGATCGTGTCACCTGTACCAAATAAAGGCACAGGAATTGAAGACACGATACCTCGATCTGCAGACTCTGGCTACTTGGTTGCAAAAGTGATGGCCACTGATCTCGATTCTAGCCAAAATGCGCAACTTTCCTATCAGCTTACTCAGCCCACTGATGACAGTCTGTTTACTGTGTCTCCAAACACGGGAGAAATTTGGACAATTCGCCGCTTTCGGCACAAAGATCCAGCTAAGCAAAAACTCGTCGTTATTGTAAAGGACAAAGGAACTCCACCCCTTTCATCCACTGTCACGATTACTGTATTGGTGCAAGACGATTATGCAGAAAACGCATCCAATTTAGACAGAGATGAAATGCCTGGTCAATGGCAATATGACATGAAATTTTATTTGATTATTGCATTTGGCTCAGCCTCCTTCGCATTCCTCGTGGCAATTACAATTCTTGGCATTATGGTGCAGAAAGGTAGGACTCAGAAGAGTAAATCATGTTGCTGTTGGGACATTAGCAACTTCTCGAGAAGAAGCTCGCTTCAGGGAATTCAAAAGGCTAGTGTGAATCTTCAAGTGCCTGTCAATTACGCAGATGTTTACCAGAGAGAGACTCTCTCGAAACCATTTCGCTATGAAGTCTGTTCTGATCCAGCTATAAAGGATTTCATGCTCTTAAAGTACCATGATACTTCTACGCCCTGGATAAGTAACACGAATGGTCCTCATCCTTCTGACAAACATATACTGTCTGCAAGCTCTACGAACAAGGATCCAACTGAATTTAATGAG